The genomic DNA GGACCAATCTATAAAAACACAGCACCAATACTAAGAGCATTACGTTTGATTCGACGATACAAGCTCCAGTTACTTATACGTTAcgtaggaaaatattttttttattttatacgaTAGCAGCGTATCATCATGAAAAATTCATCAATCAACATCGAATGCACACTGCATGCATGTTTTGCTTCGAACATACATGTGCAGTAGTACGTTGGGTTGAGAAAATATCGTTACCACTTTCTTTTTAACGTTTTATTCATTGTAtgaagcttttattttttattcaactttTCTGTATTTTAGTAcatttaaacaatattttattgatcAGCTAAACTATTGAGATCGAATGTCAATTACTCTTATCAACATAGTATTCAAGCTTATCCGGCAATtgcgacgccggtcttcacccGGTAGGACCAGAAGTCTACTGTAAACATACCGTAACAGGCCGTGATtatgaaatagaaaaatgtGGTCCACTATGTCATCAATATTGACTATTCATGTATTGTTATGTGTGTCGCCAACATTAAAATTAAGCTACTTAAATGTTAACCCATTTGGCTCGTTTTGACTTAAAGGCTTCATCATAATTAAGATAGAAattgtaaaagtttttttcattatttcatCTTAGCTTCCACATAGAAAGGTCACTGTTTCAAACATgctcgaatcgaatcgaatcccACCCGAACAGTCCCTCCCTGTATGCTATTGTATTAAAACAGAAATTTTAATAAACGCTAGAGGATGTTCCAATCTCAGATTTCTTTGCTCCAAACGCGGCAACAGGAGCTTTTGTGCAGACAAAATCATGTTTGATGGATTGCCAAACCTGTAGATCATCTCTACGAAACATTATAATTCAATATTTCAGGTAATGAAAGTTGCTGCTCAACTTTTATCAATAACCCACAAGAAGTACACGTTGTGTATAATGTACCGTGGGTAATGGTTTTAAAAAGCAATATCGGCCAGATGTAGTGcagcccccaaaaaaaaagcgaacagaTGACCCAGAACGGAACACCAACTGTTACATCATTGCGGTAAAACAACAGCCCCATCTATTTTAAGGTTGACTCTAAACTCTGAATAACTTGTGGCTGGCATCGTTTATTGCTGTTTCCGGTGCTGTGTAGATGTTGACTTTGTGGACGTTAAAATTGGTTTATGGATTTATTCGTTCCGGCATGGTTGCCCACGACACGTGTTATTCCAACAAGCAATGAAATTATGTTGATTTTCTGCACTAGTTTTTAATGATAGCTACGTTAACGTATGTATTTATTAATCGAAtcgttaaatttttaataagccTTTTGTATTGTGACCTAACAATCGGTCGTATCGTAATGGCCACACAATAACCTACTAAACTGTATACTGACCTTGCTATAGGGGAAATGGTCCAGATTGAACCATTGAGTTGATGAACTATTTTCGCGTACCTCTTTTTGCTGCCCATCTAACCCGAGTTAGGTGTCCTTTCAAGGAACCAGAAAAGAAATAACGATTAACACTTATCACAATCGTAAAATTCTGTCTTGGCTAATTTAACAAATTTGAACCATCGATACGAAATGGGTAGTTAGATAAGGTAAGGCAATAATTATCCGATAGAACATTTACCGAGCTGTACGGCAGTGTGCGAAACGACCACACGGACGACGGAAGGAGAACACTGTGAAGAAATCGCCGGAACTCGTAAAGTAACGGTTTCCCATTCATTATGCATGGAAAGATGCTGCATGCATGAAAGGACAAATGTATCATCCACAAGCCGTGAATCAAAAGAAATTATTCATGGCTCACTCCTTTCAGATGTCAGACCCAGCCGTTCAAAGTATCCTTCCGTACATACATTTTCTTGCCGCTGCCTAACAGCCATACTTTCCATGATTGTTCGAAATTTTTGTTCTTGGCGTAACGATATATGGTAATGGATCTAtctacaataaaataatgttcctttcagtgtttttatttcattgctGTGCCCGGCAAGCTCACTTTTAAATGAGAGCGTAGAACAATACAGCTATACCGCTTTCGATGATTCTGGCTCTAGAtcacaaacgcacacgcaTTTTTATCGTCGTGCTTAAGTGAATGGTTACATGTTTCAGGCTGATAACGTGCCATAGGTTTAGCTCGAACCATAGCCTAGACTTCTAAACCTATAATATGGGACTTCGTGTAAGTGACATGTACACTAATATGAAGGGCAAACTATTGAAAAAAACCAAGACtcgttgtttatttaaaattaacaaaTAGACGGAACAGTACATAACCGTTGAGTCGTTATACAGTACTGGTCAAAATAAacgtttcgtttttcataatGGATGGATGTAGTTGTTTATGACGCCTTAGGAAGTCAATATACGCACTCGACGTCGTTATTCCCACGATTTGCTCCAAGGTTCCAACTCGTGTACAGTTGGATGAATAAAGAACTTATACTTGATTTTATCACACcataaaattgttttccaagAGTCTATGGACCCATTCTTTTTGACTAATTCcaatttcttccattttgcTAGCTGACGTCCATATGTCCAAATGTCCATATGTGCTGCATACCTACAATCAAAGCAGATTAGATTTCAGCGATTTTCCGGAAATTGATTCTTTTCTTACGATCGAAATTTGCTTACCTAACATTTTACACTTTGAAAGTGACGCAGGAACATGACAATACAATAACCGATAAATTTCCGTATACATGAGAACTGGCATCTTATGATAGCATCAAGTAGAGTGATACCAGTTGACAAAATGTTTACATTTAAAGTGTATGATTGATTATGTCGAtcttaaaaatcaattttcaaaaatCAATTGTCATTTTCCTAATGACTTTATTAATTTTGACAGACAATGTTAAAAAATTTCGGAATAAAttattgcattaaaaaaagataaagaaaatAGCAACCATAAACCATTTTTGATATTCGCGTATAGTTTAATTTCTCCTGTACTGTTGCTCGAAGTACTCAAAGTCGTGCCACAATACAACAGGCTTTAATAAACCcacgaaaggtctcggcctaccattaaTCCTAGCAAgctagtcagctctgcgtacagGGAGACGGTCctggtgggatttgaacctcggtcaccCCTTCACATCATTCTACCCATCCTTAAATTCGCTTTTTATAATACTACTACATCAATAATCAAAGCTTTAAATAGTACTTCTGTCAAAATTGTATTACTCTGAACGCCTCCTCAAATTTATTCGAGATTATTGTGAATTCCTTCGAAAATATCACAGCGAAACTTACATTAAGTATAACTAAACTTCCACAAACATTCGTGAAAGGACACTCTTCTCCACTATGACCACAAACACATACCATTTGATTAGCTCGGCCGAAACCTATGTACAGTTCACGCTAAACATAAACAGAGCTAGTCAGTACACTAGCCAACCAACAAACGACGCTTGCACACCTATCGACGATGGTAAAGAATCTGGGTTTTGCAAACGGTCCGCCGGTTTCAAGTGCCGAAGTGCTTGGCGGGTTGGGACCTTTTAAGAAAACGGCAAGGAGAGTGCTAATGTTTTATTCACCAATTTTAAGAACACAGCAAAACAGCTCATAAATATCGTATCAAACGTTTGCCCGGTCAAGCGAAAATCTACAAAGCGTGAATACTTAATAAGGCTTCTGCACCATCGTGCATATGTTTCCTGCCACCGGACGAGCCAAACGCCGACAGCAAAgacacgctgctgctggcgaCAATGCTTCGCCAAAGCATCGAATGCGGAATTGAATTGCGATTGCGGTATGCAGCATCTTACCGGACGAAATTTAGCAACTGGTGACCACTGCATTGCCGGATGACCGGTTCTCGCCTTGAAACATTCCTTGCCAAAAGTCATCCGAAGACTGCATAAGAAATTACTCCGAGCAGCAAAGCGCCAAAAAGGACATGATGCTTTTCGGCCAGCTGGATGTTTTGTGGATGGATAGAACGGGGCGTTCGAGTGAAAATGAGCATCGAGAGTTACAGAAAGCTACGATattgcaataaaaacaacTAATCATGTTCACATATTTCATTCACATTGTTTACGTATAGTGTCAGTCGACGAAACTAATTCAAATATCACAACACTTATGTTTTATGTATCCAGCTATAGCCTAAACGCTTAAACCGCAGTTCAAACGGACTCCGATGAGCTCACTCGCTTCGTGTTCGATCCGGTATTGCACATAAATAATTCGCCTCTGTTTATTGCTGACAGCTGAGTCTCGCCGTAAACCTAATTAGTGGTCAAAAACGAGACTCAACACATACAATTCTGCCCGAATATTGTCAGAAACGCACAAACACATAAACACCAGCTAAATACATCCAGCTTATGAGCCAATACCGTTTGTACTGCAAACCGGAAGTACGCGCATAACAAAGCCTGCCCTGTATTCCAGAGCGTAGTAAGGCAACGAAAGCGCGACTTCACTCTACGGTACGTCATGAAGTTTGCGCCAGTCCAATAAATAAACCTGAGCAGCTTGCATTCATCAGCGCAATTCGCTTTTGTTCAGAACACAGGCTCCCCACCCCCATTCTAGCTCTCTTTTTTACATGCATGAGCTGCCAAACCTCAGATGAGTACGCACTGCTCGGCATGAAAGTGAACGCCACTTGTTCGGGAATCACGCAGAGCTTCATCGCATGAGTTAAAACGGCCAATGTGACCCTAACTTGGTCCCGAAGCTTTCGGGTCAGTTTCAATCTGCATGTCCGGCGGTAAAGTTCGCTGTCTGTTGTGAAGTCTCTAGAATAAGTCCTGTAAAATGGAAGAACTGTTGATATATTCCATGCTTGATACGTGGATACACTTTCGAATATAAAGCACTCTAGCGGTTTTATGCTGTAAAGTTGTGAAAAGTGTTTGGTGTAAAGTTTGGTAGGAAATAGGAGCACGTGATAGCTTGGAGTTTCAACACAAGTGTTGCACGATTCTTTGCGCAATAAAAACTGATCGTCACATTGGGTGGTATTTTTTGGATTTGTTGTGATCGATGATAGTTTGTGCAACAGTACACCAAAGTCCCAGTTCAAGGTCAACAGTTTACAAGATTGTTGAGATGTGTCCCATAACTAATTATCATAGAATAAGCAATACAAATGTAGTGTAAGCCGTCTGTCTGATCAGTGAGTGTGAACATTCTGTGTGGTTGCGTTACTTTAAATGTaagtatataaaaatattttgtttattaaaaCGACACAACAAATAGTTCGCTGTGTGTGCAGCAATAAATGTTATTATAACAAGCATACAACGCTACACAAACGCACAGGCACCGTCGTTCCCCTCTATTGCAATAACAATAGCTCGGCAAAGGCCCGGAACCGCTCAACCGAACGAAACATTTGCTGCAGCCATATTCATTGTCGCTTCAGAAGTTAATGTTTGGACCAGAACCGAAAACAGAGCAATGCTTAGCGGCAGGCAAAACAGTTTTCCCCCCTTTCCCGCCCTGCTGAAACGTGGCACCTGACCTGGTGATTCTCATGCTAATGATCAATCCGGAATTAACCGTGTATCATTGTATGCGTAGTGAGTGACCAGACTAGCGCGGGGTACATGGCACCGTGGCTAGCAATAAAATAATGCCTAAAACCGTGCTGTCCTCGTACGTTTCATAAGATATTGAAAAATCAAGCGAATCCATACGCTTCGCATAAAAAGTCATAATTTAGGAACGGACGCTAGATGAAGTATTTTATTCaaagttttaaatttctcATCTAACATTCATCTTTTAAAAAGTCATTTGTATTGAacatttttgcttccttttctcttctctaTTGCCAGGATTAGGTAGtaatcaagtcataataaccATAAGCCATGGCCACTAGCATCAATGTGCTTCTGAAGGTTCTATTCATATGGACCATTATGCAAGCTCTGGACCTCACTGTAAGCCAATCTCAAGACGCTACAATCGTACTTAGTCAAGGAACTTTGATAGGGGTAAGGACATTACTTCATTGTGATtgcaaccgttttttttttaacaacttgTCTGTATAACATACGCAGCTGAAAGTATTTCCAGAAACATCCCGGATACCTATCTACACCTACCTGGGCATTCCGTACGCAAAGCCACCCATTAACGAATTACGGTTTGCCCCACCAGTACCAAGTCCCGGATGGAACCGAACACTGTACGCTCGTGATTTCAAACCAATTTGTCCACAAATCGAAAACAGCAGCTATGAAGATTTGGGCAGCGAAAATCAGTTCCGATCGCGTGAAACCAGCGAGGATTGCCTCTATCTGAACATATGGATCCCAGAGACAGCGATACGGTACGGAGGGTTTCCGGTGCTGGTAATGATCACGGGCGAGGAGATGGGCTTCGACTGGAACGCTAACCGTGCAAGCGGACTGGACCTTGCCGCCGATGGTATCATCGTCGTGACGGTACAGTACAGAACCAATGTCTTCGGGTGGCTGACGTTGGGCCAGAAGTATGCACCAGGAAACCTTGGTCTGCTCGATCAGCAATTGGCGCTCGTCTGGATAAGGGATAACATACAAAAGTTTGGCGGCGATACAAATCGGTTGACATTGCTTGGACATGGCACGACCGGTGGCCCAAACGTGATGACCCATATGGTAAGCCCACGCGCAAGGGGTCTCTTTGCACGGGCAATCATTATGTCGGGCAcgatcttttcaccgtactcGGAGATAAACGCCGATAGCAAGCTGTCGCAAGAAATTGTTCGGATTTTAGCGTGCAATTACGATATAGGAAGAAACGTGCTGAAATGTCTGCAGCAAAAAAGTATCCACGATCTGCTGCGAGCCTATGAGTACATCTATCGCAATGGGAACTATACCGTCAATCTTGGGCCAATCATAGACAGCTATCAAGCTCCGGCAAACCGGTACATTATCGATGATCCTCGAAAGCTGTTCCAAGCCAAGGCCCTCTTCATGGAGGACATGCCTATACTGTTCGGCATCACAAGCAACGAAGGCGGATTCATGTACAGCAAGTGGATTGAGCTGGCTCGGCAGAGCATTGATTCGCTCAAAAAGTATATTAACGACACACTACTTCCGAACATTATCGAGCGGTATGACTTTCAAGGAATTGGACAAGATCAGGTATGTCACGCATTCGGGTCCTTTTTTCTGAGCGTCCATTAATCGTGCTAATGCTATTTGGTTCCAGATACGAGAAACCATCTATTGGCGATACTTTGATCAAATTCCTCAAACAACAGCACATCATATACATGCCATTATCAAAGTCATATCGGAAACACGCTACGAAATACCCTTCTACAGAACGCTCCAAGCCCTAAGCTCCCGAAAAAAGTCCACAGGCCCAGAATCAACCACTAGCGTAGAAAGTTTGCTAGCAAGTGCAGACGACAATGCCGAAAAGCGATCTAATGTCAGCAGGCTGTACGTGTACCTGTTCCATCATCCCAATTCAATGGACATGAGAGGGAAGATTAACTTTTTTGGAGGAGCATCACATTCCTCGGATTTACCGTTCCTGATGGGGCCAAGCCTTTATAGAGAAATTGGCCGCCGACGGTTATCAGCGGTGGAAGACAAGCTTTGCAAAAAAATGCGATCGCTGTTTAGCGAGTTTATCAAAGGCGGGTAAGATCACTCCATTAACTGTTGTAGACATCTTTAATAGTACAGTTTGTGTGTTTACAGCAACCCAACTCCCGGACGTCAATTTGACTCCTGGAAACCGTACAGCGATGAGCTGAAACACATCAAATTGATTTCCGCAAAACCGGAATCGTTTCACCGAAACGATCATACATCGTTGGAAAACACGTTTGAAGATAATTTACAGGAAATTGAGGAAAAACTTATCGGCTCCATAGACGTACAGGAAATGTCTTCCGATGCAAATACGTCAAAGAACCCGTACAATCTTAATCCCAACATACAGGCGGACCAGGAGAATGCGAGAACTTCAAAGAATGCTGTCTTTCTCGCCAGTGCAAGAGATTCAGAGTACTTCTACTATCTTCGAAAGATGGACAGCTTCTGGGATCAGTTTCTTCCCAAGCTTAGTCAAATCATGAACGAAACGAATCAGGAAAAGCTTCGCAACCGTCGAATCGACCTGACGCTTGAAGAGGAGCAGGATCTGTTCCGCGAAACGGCAGCTGCTTCCAAGTACAAACATGCCTTTTTCTCCATGCTAACGCTGGTCTGCATGCTGTTGGCTGTGCTGTGCATGTGCGTTTACATCTTGAAGAAAAACTCCAACACCAAGCTGTCGAGCATATTATGACACAAACTTTGCTTCCGATCGAACCTTTTCGATCGGAAGAATCGACGAAAAAAGCCCGACGTTAGCAGCATGGGCGATGAGGACGAAATTAACGTTACGGCAATTAGCCATCACCGGATAAAGACGGCGGAGCGTGTGATACGCACTAACCCACTGTACGGTGACAATTTTCGCAAACTTAGCGAAAGCCTTAGCTCGGGCACGGGCGATAGTAGCGGTGTGAGTGCTAGCAATCGAAATGTTTTAGGAACCCACCGATCACCGCATACGATGAGAATGGAGCGGCCGGTAGCTATTTTGACCGATTTAGACGAAGATCTAGAGGTCAGCAACTGGCGGTATCAACTATCGGCAAGTCATTTTTCACCCAATACGAACAGTCGACGACAgaggcaacaacagcagctgtGAATACATTTAGACCACGAAGCTTGGCGGTTTGGACGAAATCGGATAGCAATTGCAATATTGGTAAATTCAAAAGCAAGCAGTTCCTATTTGCAATCCTGTATTTAAATTCGAACGATACAGAAATTTAACTAAAAATTATGAATTCAGACAGTTTTGAACACATTGTAATATAATCTGTATCATATAGGGCgtgcaataaatttgaaacaataatTTAACTAAGTAAGATTTCTTCCATCGAGTTCCATCTACCAACGGAGTAACAGATTTCAAAACATCTAAACCTAGTTTAGATTCATTTGAGTTTGGCTTCCAACCCTGCCCAATTGCATCTAAGAACAGCGCCATCTACATGTGAGAGTCCAGTCGGTACTATATACATTCGGAGCAAACGCCCCATTTCAAATGTTGgtccgaacgaacgaacgaatcgaCTGCATGATTTGTTCAGTTGATACACCATACTTGATTCTTGACCACACCTAAGTGCTCTTATTCTATCACCTCGGCCCCTTAATAATAACTACTACTATTTATGTTTGCTTCAAAAGCACGGTCTTCATTGACACGTGTCACCCTTACGCAGATATCTAGAGATAAGGCCGAtataaaccaaacaaacactttAATCACACAAAACCATAACACTGGTAAACGGTAAAACGTTTAGTGCAGTTGATTACAAAAAATTACATCAATACAAATATACAAACAAGGAATCGTTATAATAATATTACTTTTCCCTTGAAGCCTAATAGGACTTGACTTGACATCGCTGACTAGGTATCTGGATATTCTATATCTTGTATTCTTCTATATCGGTTTGAGATTCGATCATACCGTTGTGCCTCTTTCACTAGACCGCCAGAACACCTCAAATgagtctgtctgtctgtcttcTTACCCTACCGACCTCTTAGGTCgtggctgccatttctggtttactagaattaatgataccacgtagttgaggAACCGGATGATACCACACTATGAGGaaccggatgggatttgaaccccggtcctgccatatgaagaccgacgccgctatcacctctaccaccgggtcgCCCCAAATGAGCATTATCATTGTAAACCTCTGACTACAAAAATATTACTTCATTTTTATCCTTTTCGTGATCTGATTTGATTTCGTGTTATTGAAGATCGACCACAATCGATACTATGCGATACTTAATCTCTTTATATAATGTTTCTCTGGGTGTACGTTTATCTAGAAAAAATGGACCATTATCTGATTTAAGCTATCTGTTCATTGCACATATAATCAATCGCCTATTACTTATTTTTATGCCACAAGCAGATGAACCATCATctaaattttaatcattttgttatttatatTCGAGTCCCTAACCGAACTGTATGCAACACTATTCAAACAGATGAAGAGTGACTGActtccattttttatttatgtgaTCCACACCATTCAACTTTTGAACCATTACGTTACGATCACACATTCTAAATATTACTTTATCGTGTATTCGATCAAATTACGAGTCTCAACTATTTCAAGAAACACTCGTGATAAATGTGTTAACATTATAAGAATTTGACCAGAAACAAGTATCcccataacaaaaaaatcctcaaacCTTCAGACAGTTACCAAGAAAGAAGGCAGGAGCTAGCTTATTCCTACCGGCAACCGGAGAGTTCTTTGGAGAGTGTTGTTCCTACCACAACACCGTAGGCCGTAGCACATGTGCCCTCTCATGTTTGGGGTGCAATTAATATGCTTGTTTCTCTGGCTTCTTGGTTCCTTCCTATGGCTTCTACGCAAGCGCACATTTTCGAACGTCCATTTCTCTGTGCACAGCGTGAGACACACATGCAAGCGCTCTCTTTCCCCATTATCGGTCTCCGTTTAATACGTCGCTTCAAGTTCGAGCCGAGTCTCGGTAAACAAACGCACTGTAATGACCAAACAACAGCTGAGACAAAAGTAGATCCGTCGCCGCGTCGAGTACGTCTGCGTCATTCAAAGTCGGCAGCGACATTTCGTACGTCCGTGCATTGTCCAGTGTGGCGTGGTGTGCTGTGTGATGTGCTGTGAATCAATTGGTGTGCGTCCATCAAAGAAATCATGCTAATAAATGGCTGCAGCAGTACCACCATCGATCATCGTTGTGTGCGCACATTGATTGAAGTTCTATCGTTCGAGGTTCACCGATGCCGTGTGAAGCAATTGTAGTTTCACAGCTGATACAAATCTCCCGGCCAAaccaaaaacagaagaaatgaCAGTGATCAATGCAAATAAGtgaatggaaaagttttgatGATTATGCAACGCGTGTTTTACTGCCCACCGTGTGGCAAATTGTGAGTATTGCCGTCAGTATCCCTTATCTATCACTTGTTGCCACAATGTATATCAGCAAACTGTCATTATTGTCAGCAGTGCTTGACACctgttttcatttgatttgaaCGTTGATGATGAATGCTGCAATAACTGGTCTTTCGAATATTATCTTACGCATCGTGGTTATTAATACGTTTGGCGATAAGATAACCAAATATAATTTATTCCAAATTGTTACTTCTTTCATTCAATTGTGGACGAGCTAATCTCCAAACACCGTACGTCATACCACGGAGTGGTGTCAATTGCTTGATTTG from Anopheles stephensi strain Indian chromosome 2, UCI_ANSTEP_V1.0, whole genome shotgun sequence includes the following:
- the LOC118503323 gene encoding acetylcholinesterase; its protein translation is MATSINVLLKVLFIWTIMQALDLTVSQSQDATIVLSQGTLIGLKVFPETSRIPIYTYLGIPYAKPPINELRFAPPVPSPGWNRTLYARDFKPICPQIENSSYEDLGSENQFRSRETSEDCLYLNIWIPETAIRYGGFPVLVMITGEEMGFDWNANRASGLDLAADGIIVVTVQYRTNVFGWLTLGQKYAPGNLGLLDQQLALVWIRDNIQKFGGDTNRLTLLGHGTTGGPNVMTHMVSPRARGLFARAIIMSGTIFSPYSEINADSKLSQEIVRILACNYDIGRNVLKCLQQKSIHDLLRAYEYIYRNGNYTVNLGPIIDSYQAPANRYIIDDPRKLFQAKALFMEDMPILFGITSNEGGFMYSKWIELARQSIDSLKKYINDTLLPNIIERYDFQGIGQDQIRETIYWRYFDQIPQTTAHHIHAIIKVISETRYEIPFYRTLQALSSRKKSTGPESTTSVESLLASADDNAEKRSNVSRLYVYLFHHPNSMDMRGKINFFGGASHSSDLPFLMGPSLYREIGRRRLSAVEDKLCKKMRSLFSEFIKGGNPTPGRQFDSWKPYSDELKHIKLISAKPESFHRNDHTSLENTFEDNLQEIEEKLIGSIDVQEMSSDANTSKNPYNLNPNIQADQENARTSKNAVFLASARDSEYFYYLRKMDSFWDQFLPKLSQIMNETNQEKLRNRRIDLTLEEEQDLFRETAAASKYKHAFFSMLTLVCMLLAVLCILFDRKNRRKKPDVSSMGDEDEINVTAISHHRIKTAERVIRTNPLYGDNFRKLSESLSSGTGDSSGVSASNRNVLGTHRSPHTMRMERPVAILTDLDEDLEVSNWRYQLSASHFSPNTNSRRQRQQQQL